The Pseudomonas azadiae genome contains a region encoding:
- a CDS encoding anti-sigma factor family protein: MLTCKEQVARSSDYLDGQLTFRERLLVRHHLMFCPNCRRFMRQMRLMQATLKLMPEAPVEDVDALAQRLAEERLKDRKGGE; this comes from the coding sequence ATGTTGACCTGCAAAGAACAAGTGGCACGTTCCAGTGACTATCTCGATGGGCAATTGACCTTTCGCGAGCGTCTGCTGGTGCGTCATCACCTGATGTTCTGCCCGAACTGCCGACGGTTTATGCGCCAGATGCGCCTGATGCAGGCGACGCTGAAGCTCATGCCGGAGGCGCCGGTGGAGGATGTGGATGCCTTGGCGCAGCGGCTGGCTGAAGAACGGCTCAAAGACCGCAAAGGCGGGGAATAG
- the hrpA gene encoding ATP-dependent RNA helicase HrpA, whose amino-acid sequence MTDQAPTIDQLLNTLDHAMLADRQRLRRQLLELRKKPDEGKLAQWVARMQASCAQVTARRASLPVIRYDDSLPIAAKRDEIKAALNKHQVLIIAGETGSGKTTQLPKICLEIGRGQFGLIGHTQPRRIAARSVASRVAEELATPLGALVGYQVRFEDQSDSNTLIKLMTDGILLAETQNDRYLERYDTIIVDEAHERSLNIDFLLGYLKTLLPRRPDLKVIITSATIDLERFSKHFDDAPIVEVSGRTFPVDTWYRPLTLEQDEEGNRVEDDLTVDQAILATLDEIAAYERSERRSPGDVLVFLPGEREIRDAAEMLRKAQLKHTEILPLYARLSPAEQQRIFQSHPGRRVVLATNVAETSLTVPGIRYVIDSGTARISRYSYRAKVQRLPIEAISQASANQRKGRCGRVEPGICIRLYSEEDFIGRPEFTDPEILRTNLAAVILQMLHLRLGEITDFPFIEPPDGKAISDGFNLLQELSAVDRNSQLTPLGRQLARLPVDPRMGRMLLEAAKLGSLQEVLIVASAMSIQDPRERPPERQQAADQAHAQWKDADSDFAGLVNLWRGFEEQRQALTASPLRNWCRKNFLNYLRLREWRDSHRQLSLICRDMQLTINKEPADFPKLHKAVLSGLLSQIGQKTEDGDYLGARQRRFWIHPSSGIGKKRPQWLMTAELVETTKLYARMVAKIDADWIEPLAGHLIKKNHFEPHWEKKRGQVVAFEQITLFGLIVVGRRPVHYGPIDPVVSRELFIREGLVRGEIQSRAKCLTANQQLLEQLDELEAKARRRDILADEETLYAFYDARLPAEIHQTATFDSWYKVNSQKDPQLLIMREEDVLARDASEVTAAHYPDTLHLGDLELALSYHFEPNHPRDGVTLRVPAPLLPALPPERLEWLVPGVIEAKCIALVRNLPKALRKNFVPVPDFVKAALQRIEFGQGSLPQALGRELLRMTGARVSDEAWAEAAQQVESHLKMNLEVVDGQGKFLGEGRDLAELTARFAEASQAALAVPQTAKSQQPVQAKAFAAVAEKTQQKIAGLSMTVYPALVEENGTVKEGRFSTAAEAEFQHRRALQRLLMQQLAEPAKFLRGKLPGLTELGLMYRELGRIDALVEDILLASLDACVLEGEASLPRDGAGLAALAERKRGGWTEQAERLARQTLEVLKLWHGLQKRFKGKIDLAQAVALNDIKQQLGNLVYPGFVRETPAQWFKELPRYLKAIELRLEKLPSQVQKDRVWSTELGGLWAQYENRLKKHAQEGKRDPQLELYRWWLEEYRVSLFGQQLGTKVPISDKRLSKQWSQVEP is encoded by the coding sequence ATGACTGACCAAGCGCCCACTATCGACCAACTGCTCAACACCCTCGATCACGCCATGCTTGCCGACCGCCAGCGCTTGCGCCGGCAGTTGCTTGAACTGCGCAAGAAACCCGACGAGGGCAAGCTGGCGCAGTGGGTGGCGCGCATGCAGGCATCGTGCGCGCAGGTCACGGCGCGGCGCGCGAGCCTGCCGGTGATTCGTTACGACGACAGCCTGCCGATTGCGGCCAAGCGCGATGAGATCAAAGCGGCGCTGAACAAGCATCAGGTGCTGATCATCGCTGGCGAAACCGGCTCGGGTAAAACCACCCAGTTGCCGAAGATTTGCCTGGAGATCGGCCGCGGCCAGTTCGGCCTGATCGGCCACACCCAGCCGCGCCGGATCGCCGCGCGCAGCGTCGCCAGTCGGGTCGCTGAAGAGTTGGCCACGCCGCTCGGCGCGCTGGTCGGCTATCAAGTGCGCTTCGAAGACCAGAGCGATTCCAACACGCTGATCAAGCTGATGACCGACGGCATCCTGCTGGCGGAAACCCAAAATGATCGCTATCTGGAACGCTACGACACGATCATCGTCGACGAAGCCCACGAACGCAGCCTGAACATCGACTTCCTGCTGGGCTACCTGAAAACCCTGCTGCCGCGTCGTCCGGACCTCAAAGTCATCATCACCTCCGCGACCATCGACCTGGAGCGCTTTTCCAAGCACTTCGACGATGCGCCGATCGTGGAAGTGTCGGGCCGCACCTTCCCGGTCGACACCTGGTACCGCCCGCTGACCCTGGAGCAGGACGAGGAGGGCAACCGCGTCGAGGACGACTTGACGGTGGACCAGGCGATCCTGGCCACCCTGGACGAAATCGCCGCCTATGAGCGCAGCGAGCGGCGTAGCCCTGGCGATGTGCTGGTGTTTTTGCCGGGCGAGCGCGAGATTCGCGACGCGGCCGAGATGCTGCGCAAGGCCCAGCTCAAGCACACCGAAATCCTGCCGTTGTACGCGCGTCTGTCGCCGGCCGAACAGCAGCGTATCTTCCAGTCCCACCCGGGACGGCGTGTGGTGCTGGCGACCAACGTTGCGGAAACCTCGCTGACGGTGCCGGGCATTCGCTATGTGATCGACAGCGGCACCGCGCGCATCAGCCGCTACAGCTACCGCGCCAAGGTGCAGCGCCTGCCGATCGAGGCGATCTCCCAGGCCAGCGCCAACCAGCGTAAAGGCCGTTGCGGCCGGGTCGAGCCGGGCATTTGCATTCGCTTGTACAGCGAAGAAGACTTCATTGGCCGGCCGGAATTTACCGACCCGGAGATCCTGCGCACCAACCTCGCCGCCGTGATCCTGCAGATGCTGCACCTGCGCCTCGGCGAAATCACCGATTTCCCGTTTATCGAACCGCCGGATGGCAAGGCCATCAGCGACGGATTCAACCTGCTGCAAGAACTCTCGGCGGTGGACCGCAACAGCCAGCTCACGCCGCTGGGCCGCCAACTGGCGCGCCTGCCGGTCGACCCGCGCATGGGCCGCATGCTGCTGGAAGCCGCCAAGCTCGGCAGCTTGCAGGAAGTGCTGATCGTCGCCAGCGCCATGTCGATCCAGGACCCGCGCGAACGTCCGCCGGAGCGCCAGCAGGCCGCCGACCAGGCCCACGCCCAGTGGAAAGACGCGGACTCGGACTTCGCCGGGCTGGTCAACCTATGGCGTGGCTTTGAAGAACAGCGCCAGGCGCTTACCGCCAGCCCGCTGCGCAACTGGTGCCGCAAGAACTTCCTCAATTACCTGCGCCTGCGCGAGTGGCGCGATTCCCATCGCCAGTTGAGCCTGATCTGCCGCGACATGCAGTTGACGATCAACAAGGAACCGGCGGATTTCCCGAAATTGCACAAGGCGGTATTGTCCGGCTTGCTCAGCCAGATCGGCCAGAAGACCGAGGACGGCGATTACCTGGGCGCGCGCCAGCGCCGCTTCTGGATTCACCCCTCGTCGGGCATTGGCAAGAAACGCCCGCAATGGCTGATGACCGCCGAACTGGTGGAAACCACCAAGCTGTATGCGCGCATGGTGGCCAAGATCGACGCCGACTGGATCGAGCCGTTGGCCGGGCACCTGATCAAGAAAAACCACTTCGAGCCGCATTGGGAGAAGAAGCGTGGCCAAGTCGTGGCCTTTGAGCAGATCACCCTGTTCGGGCTGATCGTGGTCGGGCGCCGGCCGGTGCATTACGGGCCGATCGACCCGGTGGTGTCGCGCGAGCTGTTTATCCGCGAAGGCCTGGTGCGGGGCGAGATCCAGTCGCGCGCCAAGTGCCTCACGGCCAACCAGCAGTTGCTGGAGCAGCTCGACGAACTCGAAGCCAAGGCGCGCCGCCGCGACATCCTGGCGGACGAGGAGACCCTGTACGCCTTCTACGATGCGCGCCTGCCGGCGGAGATTCACCAGACCGCCACCTTCGACAGCTGGTACAAGGTCAACAGCCAGAAAGACCCGCAACTGCTGATCATGCGCGAAGAAGACGTGCTGGCCCGCGACGCCAGTGAAGTCACCGCCGCGCATTATCCGGACACGCTGCACCTGGGCGACCTGGAATTGGCCTTGAGTTACCACTTCGAACCCAACCACCCGCGCGACGGCGTGACCCTGCGCGTGCCGGCGCCGCTGCTGCCGGCCTTGCCGCCGGAGCGTCTGGAATGGCTGGTGCCGGGGGTGATCGAAGCCAAGTGCATCGCCCTGGTGCGCAACCTGCCCAAGGCCTTGCGCAAGAACTTCGTGCCGGTGCCGGACTTCGTCAAGGCTGCGCTGCAACGTATCGAATTCGGTCAGGGCTCGCTGCCTCAGGCGCTGGGCCGCGAACTGCTGCGCATGACCGGCGCGCGCGTCAGCGATGAAGCCTGGGCCGAGGCCGCGCAGCAGGTGGAAAGCCACTTGAAGATGAACCTGGAAGTGGTCGACGGCCAAGGCAAGTTTCTTGGCGAAGGCCGTGACCTGGCCGAGCTGACGGCGCGCTTTGCCGAAGCCAGCCAGGCCGCGTTGGCCGTGCCGCAGACCGCGAAGAGCCAACAGCCGGTGCAAGCCAAGGCGTTTGCCGCGGTGGCGGAAAAGACTCAACAAAAGATCGCCGGGTTGTCGATGACGGTTTACCCGGCGTTGGTGGAAGAAAACGGTACGGTCAAGGAGGGGCGTTTCTCCACGGCGGCTGAAGCGGAGTTCCAGCACCGTCGCGCATTGCAGCGCTTGCTGATGCAGCAATTGGCCGAGCCGGCGAAATTCCTGCGCGGCAAATTGCCGGGCCTGACCGAACTGGGCCTGATGTACCGCGAATTGGGGCGTATTGATGCGTTGGTGGAAGATATCCTGCTGGCCAGCCTCGACGCCTGCGTGCTTGAAGGCGAAGCCAGCCTGCCGCGCGACGGTGCTGGCCTGGCGGCCTTGGCCGAGCGTAAACGTGGTGGCTGGACCGAACAGGCCGAACGCCTGGCGCGCCAGACCCTGGAAGTGCTGAAACTCTGGCACGGCCTGCAAAAGCGCTTCAAGGGCAAGATCGACCTCGCCCAGGCCGTGGCGCTTAACGACATCAAGCAGCAACTGGGCAACCTGGTGTACCCAGGGTTTGTGCGCGAAACCCCGGCGCAGTGGTTCAAGGAATTGCCGCGTTACCTCAAGGCCATTGAACTGCGCCTGGAGAAACTGCCGAGCCAGGTACAAAAGGACCGTGTGTGGAGCACCGAGCTGGGCGGCTTGTGGGCGCAGTACGAGAATCGCCTGAAAAAGCACGCCCAGGAAGGCAAGCGCGATCCCCAGCTGGAGCTCTACCGCTGGTGGCTGGAAGAATACCGCGTGTCGCTGTTTGGCCAGCAGTTGGGCACCAAAGTGCCGATTTCCGACAAGCGCCTGAGCAAGCAGTGGAGTCAGGTAGAGCCCTGA
- a CDS encoding RNA polymerase sigma factor yields MAAADDAHLLERLLKGEQRAYKELVTQYQSAMRAVAYAIVGQRHADEVVQDAWLSVVRNLARFEGRSSLKTWLLTITANAAKGRYKQNRREVLLDDLPSPHGTLGDDRFAPDDGHWAVAPYAWHQDTPEALLTEDELRKCLEHTLLSLSQLQSSVLVLRERQGLELEEICNLLTLSLSNVRVLLHRARLKVFATVEHFEETGEC; encoded by the coding sequence ATGGCAGCAGCGGACGACGCGCACCTGCTTGAACGGCTGCTCAAGGGCGAGCAACGGGCCTACAAGGAATTGGTCACCCAATACCAAAGCGCCATGCGTGCCGTGGCCTATGCCATTGTCGGCCAGCGCCACGCCGATGAAGTCGTGCAGGATGCGTGGCTCTCGGTGGTGCGCAACCTGGCCAGATTCGAAGGGCGTTCCAGCCTCAAGACCTGGCTGTTGACCATCACCGCCAACGCCGCCAAGGGGCGCTACAAGCAGAATCGTCGCGAAGTGTTGCTCGACGACTTGCCCTCACCCCACGGCACCCTCGGTGACGACCGCTTCGCACCCGACGATGGCCACTGGGCTGTCGCCCCTTACGCCTGGCATCAGGACACCCCGGAAGCCCTGCTGACGGAGGATGAACTGCGCAAGTGCCTGGAGCATACGTTGCTGAGTTTGTCGCAGTTACAGAGCAGTGTGCTGGTGCTGCGTGAGCGCCAGGGCCTGGAGCTGGAGGAAATTTGTAATTTGCTGACGCTCTCGCTGTCCAATGTGCGTGTGTTATTGCATCGGGCGCGGCTTAAAGTCTTTGCCACGGTGGAGCATTTTGAGGAAACGGGCGAATGTTGA
- a CDS encoding putative porin — MRLASTKTAAVLCGGLLLALSVPASAAVDAKLLDMLKANGQITAAQYTELQSELAKDQKEQQIARQAQQETNEQIAATAKKTNELSSFDQKLAWAAKTQLKGDVRFRHETIKIDGTPNNGGKDKDRDRIRARLGAFTEINSQVDTGIRVATGSSDDARSTNQDLDGYFNKKSIWLDLGYIDYHPTQIKNLHVIGGKMLQPWVSMADVIWDSDINPEGLAVTYKYPLGSSAELFGSLGNYSLKDNVNGDGVQFRNDLRMTAGQLGSRFSLTDNLKLTLGGSVYAFQNDEDSRCPTATGTTPGCLTPSETVANTTAGNASEYRLYEGFSQVDIGGLAVPLSFYGQYVQNTKATDKDKDTAWLLGAKSKVFGLNLDYNYRDVQRYAVVGAFTDSDFAGGFTGARGHKFKVGYDIDKNFAIGATYFLTKADYASATGYRDANANTLQLDAEAKF; from the coding sequence ATGCGTCTTGCTTCCACCAAAACTGCGGCGGTCCTGTGCGGCGGCCTGTTACTGGCCCTGAGCGTTCCGGCCAGCGCTGCAGTCGACGCTAAATTGCTCGACATGCTCAAGGCCAACGGCCAGATCACCGCAGCGCAGTACACTGAACTGCAAAGCGAGTTGGCCAAGGACCAGAAAGAACAGCAGATCGCACGGCAAGCTCAACAAGAGACCAACGAACAGATCGCGGCCACCGCGAAGAAGACCAACGAGCTGAGCAGCTTCGACCAGAAGCTGGCCTGGGCGGCAAAGACCCAGCTCAAGGGCGATGTGCGCTTCCGTCATGAGACCATCAAGATCGACGGCACCCCCAACAATGGCGGTAAAGACAAGGACCGTGATCGTATTCGTGCCCGTCTGGGCGCGTTTACCGAAATCAACTCGCAGGTCGACACCGGCATCCGCGTCGCCACCGGCAGCAGCGACGATGCTCGTTCCACCAACCAGGACCTGGATGGCTACTTCAACAAGAAGTCGATCTGGCTGGACCTGGGCTACATCGACTACCACCCGACCCAAATCAAGAACCTGCACGTGATCGGCGGCAAGATGTTGCAGCCTTGGGTGAGCATGGCCGACGTGATCTGGGACAGCGATATCAACCCGGAAGGTCTGGCCGTGACCTACAAATACCCGCTGGGCAGCAGCGCCGAGCTGTTCGGCAGCCTGGGTAACTACAGCCTCAAGGACAACGTCAACGGCGACGGCGTGCAATTTCGCAACGACCTGCGCATGACGGCTGGCCAGTTGGGCTCGCGCTTCTCGCTGACCGACAACCTGAAACTGACCCTGGGCGGCAGCGTCTACGCGTTCCAGAACGACGAAGACAGCCGTTGCCCGACTGCCACCGGTACTACCCCTGGCTGCCTGACCCCTAGCGAAACCGTCGCCAATACCACTGCCGGCAATGCCAGCGAGTACCGCTTGTACGAAGGCTTCAGCCAAGTCGACATCGGCGGCCTGGCTGTACCGTTGTCGTTCTACGGCCAGTACGTGCAAAACACCAAGGCCACTGACAAAGACAAGGACACTGCCTGGTTGCTCGGTGCCAAATCCAAGGTGTTCGGCTTGAACCTGGACTACAACTACCGCGACGTACAGCGCTACGCAGTGGTCGGCGCCTTCACGGATTCGGACTTCGCCGGCGGCTTCACCGGTGCACGTGGTCACAAGTTCAAGGTCGGCTACGACATCGACAAGAACTTCGCCATCGGCGCCACCTACTTCCTGACCAAGGCCGACTACGCCAGCGCCACCGGCTATCGCGATGCCAACGCCAACACGCTGCAGTTGGATGCAGAAGCCAAGTTCTAA
- a CDS encoding GNAT family N-acetyltransferase: MPLQRLDSLSEIAPQAWDALVPRGQPFVRHAFLSALEDSASLGPQSGWRPEHLLHWEGDRLVAALPGYRKWHSYGEYVFDHGWADACERAGIDYYPKLLTAVPFSPVSGPRLLAANADDGFELLKSLPGYLEIEGLSSAHINFTDGLADDALAQQPGWLQRLGCQFHWQNRGYRDFQDFLDALSSRKRKQMRKEREQVAGQGIEFQWLQGHELSEAQWDFVYACYANTYAVRRQSPYLTRAFFSLLAERMPEAIRVVLAKQGTRPVAMAFSLIDGDSFYGRYWGCLGEFDRLHFETCFYQGMDYAIAHGVQRFDAGAQGEHKLIRGFEPVITRSWHYLRHPGLKNAVEDFLERERVGVLAYAEEARAALPYRQIGK, encoded by the coding sequence ATGCCGTTGCAACGCCTGGACAGCCTGTCCGAGATCGCCCCGCAAGCCTGGGATGCGCTGGTGCCGCGGGGCCAGCCGTTCGTGCGGCATGCGTTCCTGAGCGCGCTGGAGGACAGCGCCAGCCTGGGTCCGCAATCGGGCTGGCGGCCGGAGCATTTGTTGCACTGGGAGGGCGATCGGCTGGTGGCGGCGCTGCCCGGTTATCGCAAGTGGCATTCCTACGGTGAGTACGTGTTTGATCACGGCTGGGCCGACGCCTGTGAGCGGGCCGGCATCGACTATTACCCCAAGCTGCTGACGGCCGTGCCGTTCAGCCCGGTCAGCGGGCCGCGCCTATTGGCAGCCAATGCTGACGACGGTTTCGAACTGCTCAAAAGCTTGCCGGGTTATTTGGAAATAGAAGGGCTCTCCAGTGCCCATATCAACTTCACCGATGGCCTGGCCGATGATGCGCTGGCGCAACAACCGGGCTGGCTGCAGCGCCTCGGGTGCCAATTTCACTGGCAGAACCGTGGCTACCGCGACTTCCAGGATTTCCTCGATGCCTTGAGCTCACGCAAGCGCAAACAGATGCGCAAGGAGCGCGAACAAGTCGCGGGGCAGGGCATCGAGTTCCAATGGCTGCAAGGCCATGAACTGAGTGAAGCGCAGTGGGATTTTGTCTACGCCTGCTACGCCAACACCTACGCAGTGCGCCGCCAATCGCCCTACCTGACCCGCGCCTTTTTCAGCCTGCTGGCCGAGCGCATGCCCGAAGCGATTCGCGTGGTGCTGGCCAAGCAAGGTACTCGCCCGGTGGCCATGGCGTTCAGCCTGATCGACGGCGACAGCTTTTATGGCCGCTACTGGGGCTGCCTGGGGGAATTCGACCGCCTGCATTTCGAGACCTGCTTCTACCAGGGCATGGACTACGCCATCGCCCACGGCGTGCAACGCTTCGACGCCGGAGCCCAAGGCGAGCACAAGTTGATACGCGGTTTTGAACCGGTGATTACCCGATCCTGGCACTACCTGCGTCATCCGGGTTTGAAGAACGCCGTGGAGGATTTCCTCGAGCGCGAGCGGGTGGGGGTTTTGGCGTATGCCGAAGAGGCGAGGGCCGCCCTGCCGTATCGGCAAATCGGTAAGTGA
- the aceK gene encoding bifunctional isocitrate dehydrogenase kinase/phosphatase codes for MPQSALAIARMILEGFDDYREHFRQITDGARERFEKAQWQQGQAASAARINLYEEKVGEVTTRLRAHFDAAALLDIDRWPLVKSAYIRLIDLRLDDELSETWYNSIFCGLFSHDLISDGCMFIHTTRPSLRRARAAQTRTYAPVGNIADMLAQVFADFRFSEPYADLPADLHRLEAQLRENLPDWVRKDPDLKVELFSSVLYRNKGAYLVGRIYTLDEQWPLVIPLLHREGQGIQIDALITDEADVSIIFSFTRSYFMVDVPVPAEFIGFLKRILPSKHIAELYTSIGFYKHGKSEFYRALINHLASTDDQFIMAPGVRGMVMSVFTLPGFNTVFKIIKDRFSPSKNVNRATVIEKYRLVKSVDRVGRMADTQEFADFRFPLSKFEPECLAELLEVAAGTVEVEGDTVLIRHCWTERRMTPLNLYLENANPAQVREALEDYGLAIKQLAAANIFPGDMLLKNFGVTRHGRVVFYDYDEICYLTEANFRHIPAPRTPEDEMACEPWYSIGPLDVFPEEFPPFLFADASQRKLFDELHGELYNADYWKGLQEAIRAGKVIDVFPYRRKDPL; via the coding sequence ATGCCGCAGTCCGCCCTCGCCATTGCCCGGATGATCCTCGAAGGTTTTGATGATTACCGTGAGCACTTCCGCCAGATCACCGATGGCGCCCGCGAGCGTTTTGAAAAAGCTCAGTGGCAACAGGGCCAGGCGGCGTCGGCGGCGCGGATCAACCTCTATGAAGAAAAGGTCGGTGAAGTGACCACGCGCCTGCGTGCGCATTTCGATGCCGCCGCATTGCTTGATATTGATCGCTGGCCGTTGGTGAAAAGCGCCTACATCCGCCTGATCGATCTGCGCTTGGACGATGAATTGTCCGAGACCTGGTACAACTCGATCTTCTGCGGCCTGTTCAGTCATGACCTGATCAGCGATGGCTGCATGTTCATCCACACCACCCGGCCCAGCCTGCGCCGGGCGCGGGCGGCGCAAACCCGCACATATGCCCCGGTCGGCAACATTGCGGACATGCTTGCGCAGGTCTTTGCAGACTTCAGGTTCAGCGAACCCTACGCCGATTTGCCCGCCGACCTGCACCGCCTCGAAGCGCAACTGCGCGAAAACCTGCCGGATTGGGTCCGTAAAGACCCGGATCTTAAAGTCGAGCTGTTCTCCTCGGTGCTTTACCGCAACAAGGGCGCCTACCTGGTGGGGCGCATTTATACCCTCGACGAACAATGGCCGCTGGTCATCCCACTGCTGCACCGCGAAGGGCAGGGCATCCAGATCGACGCGCTGATCACCGATGAAGCCGACGTGTCGATCATCTTCTCGTTCACCCGTTCCTACTTCATGGTGGATGTACCGGTGCCGGCGGAATTTATCGGCTTTCTCAAGCGCATCCTGCCCAGTAAACATATCGCCGAGTTGTACACCTCGATTGGCTTCTACAAGCATGGCAAGTCAGAGTTCTATCGCGCGCTGATCAACCACCTGGCCAGCACCGACGATCAATTCATCATGGCGCCCGGCGTGCGCGGCATGGTCATGAGCGTATTTACCCTGCCGGGCTTCAACACCGTGTTCAAGATCATCAAGGACCGCTTTTCACCCTCCAAGAATGTCAACCGCGCCACGGTGATCGAGAAGTATCGCCTGGTCAAAAGCGTCGACCGGGTCGGGCGCATGGCCGATACCCAGGAGTTCGCCGACTTCCGCTTCCCCCTGAGTAAATTCGAGCCCGAATGCCTGGCCGAACTGCTGGAAGTGGCTGCCGGCACTGTCGAGGTGGAAGGCGATACGGTGCTGATCCGCCATTGCTGGACCGAGCGGCGCATGACGCCGCTCAACCTCTACCTCGAGAACGCCAACCCGGCCCAGGTGCGTGAAGCCCTGGAAGACTACGGCCTGGCGATCAAGCAGTTGGCGGCGGCGAATATATTCCCCGGTGACATGCTGCTGAAAAACTTCGGCGTTACCCGCCATGGCCGTGTGGTGTTCTACGACTACGACGAAATCTGCTACCTCACCGAAGCCAACTTCCGTCATATCCCCGCGCCGCGCACCCCTGAGGATGAAATGGCCTGCGAACCCTGGTACTCCATAGGCCCGCTGGACGTGTTTCCGGAAGAGTTCCCGCCTTTTCTTTTCGCCGACGCCAGCCAGCGCAAGCTGTTTGATGAGCTGCATGGTGAGTTGTACAACGCGGACTACTGGAAAGGCCTGCAAGAGGCGATTCGCGCCGGCAAGGTAATCGATGTGTTCCCCTACCGCAGAAAAGATCCCCTGTAA
- a CDS encoding beta-ketoacyl-ACP synthase III has protein sequence MHNVVISGTGLYTPANSISNEELVQSFNAYVQQFNSENAVAIERGEVQALTESSAAFIEKASGIKSRFVMDKDGILDPRRMAPRLPERSNDEWSVLCQMAIGAAEQALQRAGKTAADIDGVIVACSNLQRAYPAIAIEVQEALGIEGFGFDMNVACSSATFGIQNAANSIQLGQARAILMVNPEVCTGHLNFRDRDSHFIFGDAATAVILERADLATSEHQFDVVSTKLLTKFSNNIRNNFGFLNRTAEEGIGAPDKLFVQEGRKVFRDVCPMVAELIGVHLQENQLDVADVKRFWLHQANLSMNHLIVKKLLGREATVEEAPVILDTYANTSSAGSVIAFHTYQDDLPKGSVAVLSSFGAGYSIGSVILRKR, from the coding sequence GTGCATAACGTCGTCATCAGCGGCACCGGCCTGTACACCCCGGCCAACAGCATCTCCAACGAAGAGCTGGTGCAGTCTTTCAATGCTTACGTGCAACAGTTCAACAGCGAAAACGCTGTCGCCATCGAGCGCGGTGAGGTGCAGGCGCTGACCGAATCCAGCGCAGCCTTCATCGAGAAAGCCTCGGGCATCAAAAGCCGCTTCGTGATGGACAAAGACGGCATCCTGGACCCCCGGCGCATGGCTCCGCGCCTGCCCGAGCGCAGCAACGACGAATGGTCGGTGCTCTGCCAGATGGCCATCGGCGCCGCTGAACAGGCCCTGCAACGCGCCGGCAAGACCGCCGCCGACATCGACGGCGTGATCGTCGCCTGCTCCAACCTGCAACGCGCCTACCCGGCCATCGCCATCGAAGTCCAGGAAGCCCTGGGCATCGAGGGTTTTGGTTTTGACATGAACGTGGCCTGTTCCTCAGCGACTTTCGGCATCCAGAACGCCGCCAACAGCATCCAGCTCGGCCAGGCGCGGGCGATCCTGATGGTCAACCCGGAAGTTTGCACCGGGCACCTGAACTTCCGCGACCGCGACAGCCATTTCATCTTTGGTGACGCGGCCACCGCGGTGATCCTGGAGCGCGCCGACCTGGCGACCTCCGAGCATCAGTTCGACGTGGTGAGCACCAAGCTGCTGACCAAGTTCTCCAACAACATCCGTAACAACTTCGGCTTCCTTAACCGCACGGCGGAAGAAGGCATCGGCGCGCCCGACAAGCTGTTCGTGCAGGAAGGCCGCAAGGTGTTCCGCGACGTCTGCCCGATGGTTGCCGAACTGATCGGCGTGCATTTGCAGGAAAACCAGCTGGACGTGGCCGATGTAAAGCGCTTCTGGCTGCACCAGGCCAACCTGAGCATGAACCACCTGATCGTAAAGAAGCTATTGGGCCGCGAAGCCACCGTGGAAGAAGCCCCGGTGATCCTGGATACCTACGCCAATACCAGCTCGGCGGGTTCGGTGATTGCGTTCCACACCTACCAGGACGATTTGCCCAAAGGCTCCGTCGCCGTACTCAGTTCGTTCGGCGCCGGGTATTCGATCGGCAGCGTGATCCTGCGCAAACGCTGA